In the SAR202 cluster bacterium genome, CCTCCCGACGAAGTTCATCGGCCTGGCCAAGCGGTTCACGAAGGTCAAGTGGCTTCTGGCGCACTCCGGCAACGCCATGCGCGGCCAGGTGCTCGCCGTTGAGGCTGCAAAGCAGTGCCCGAATATCTACCTGGAGATATGCACATCCTTTGCGGAGGCCGGGACCATCGAGTTCCTCGTAAACGGCGCCGGGGAGGACAGGGTCCTTTTCGGCTCTGACATCCCGCTCATGGACCCGCGATACCATGTGGGCCGAGTAGTGACGGCAGACATTTCAGAGGCAGCGAAGCAGAAAGTGCTGGGACTCAACGCAAAGAAGCTGCTAGGGCTATAGACACCTCGACAGGCAGGGACTAATGGGCAAGGTAGACCTGGATTTCAAGCCGTCCGTTCCGGTGTTCGACGCCTGCATCACTGTTGGGCGCCGGTACGATCGGTATATTCGAGTGGATAACGTGGCCGACACGCTCGCGACGATGGACAGGGCTGGCGTGCAGAGGGCGCTCGCCTACACCCCGCACGCGCTCGATTTCGATAGCGTGGAAGGCAACTCCTACCTGATGGAGATGATCAAGGGGCAGCCTCGGCTTGTGCCGCAGTTTGCGGTCAATCCCTCGTTCGACGACTTGCCTCTCATGGCCAAGAGTATGAAGCAGCACGGCGTGCGCTCGCTGCGCATCGCTCCCAAGTTCCAGCGATACCCGTTCCGCGAGTGGGTGCTCGGGCCGTTCTTCGATTGGCTTGAGGCCAACAGGACGCCGGTATGGGTGGCCGCTGAGGAGATAGACCCTTCGGAGTTCCACGCGACCGTCTCCGGGCGGCCGGGCCTCAGGTTCGTGATGAGCCAGGTCCACTTCATGCATGAGACATGGGCGGTGCCGCTGCTTATGAGCCTCCCGAATGTCTCGATCGAAGTATCGAGGATGCTCCAGCCCAACTCCTTCAACAAGCTCATAGATGCCATTGGCGCTGAGCGCGTCATGTTCGGCAGCAGGTTCCCGGACTCTGCAATGGCGCCGCAGTTATACTATCTGCACCGCTCGGGGTTGTCGCAATCGCAGCTACAGGCCGTCTGCGCGGGCAACCTGGGCCGGCTCCTGGGGAAGGGATAAACGCATGAAGACGCCCGTTGTAGACTTCCACGCCCACGTCGGCAGGTGGGGCTCTTTCGGAATGGCAGATGACCTAGAGACGTATCTCAGGGTGATGGATGCCGCCGGGGTGGATATTAGCTGCATCAACTGCATTTTCTATGGCGAGGCCCATCGAAACCTGGACTCCGTGATGCCCTTCGTCAAGAAGCACCCGGACAGGTTCGTGCCCGTGGCCTACGTGACGCCGCGGTACCTGCAGGACGCCATACCTGAGCTCGAGCGCGCGTTCGGTAAGCTTGGCGCCAGGTTCCTCAAGCTGTACCCCACATATCTCGGCAAGCCGATTGACGACCCGTCTTACTTCCCCATTTTTGAATGGGCCAACGATCACGGCATTGTTATCATGAGCCATTCGTCCTTCTTTTTCGAAGGGGATACCCTGACTATGCCGCGCCTCTTTCCGGCGCTGGCCAAGAGGTTTAACAAGGTCCGGTGGGTGCTCGGCCACTCTGGGAACAACATGAATGGGCAGGCCCAGGCCGTGGCCGCGGCAAGAGAGTGTGACAACATCTACCTGGAGACGTGCACGTCGATGGCGGAGGCGGGCACCATTGAATTTCTTGTGAACGGGGCGGGGGAGGACCGGGTGCTGTACGGGTCCGACATGCCTCTCCTGGACGCGCGCAACCAGGTTGGCCGCATAGTGACCGCCGACATTTCAGACGAGGCCAAGAAGAAGGTACTGGGCCTCAACGCAATAAAGCTACTGGGTCTCAAGAACAAGTCTTAGCAATTACCGCTGGAGGAGCCATGGTCAGGTCTAAAGCGTCCCTTGACGCTGAGCTGCTGAAGATGACGCCGAAGTCGAGGGCGCTGTGGGAGCGCGGCAAGGATAGCATGCCCGGGGGCATCATCAAAGGCGCTTACTGGCGGCCCCCGCATCCCATCTATGTGCAGAAGGCGGAAGGCTGCCACATCTGGGACATCGATGGAAACCGGTACGTGGACTTTGAAAACCACCATTCGACCACTGTGCTGGGACACAACCCGCCGGGGGTGATGGCGGAGCTAAAGAACGCGATGGAGATGGGTATCGGCCTGGGCCACCCGACCGAATACGAGGCGGAGATCTCCGAGGAGATCACCCGGCGCTTCCCTTCGATTGAGCGGGTGCGCTTCGCCAACTCCGGTACTGAGGCGTCGCTTCATGCGACTCGCCTCATCCGGGCCAAGACCGGCAAGCCCAAGATCGCCAAGTTTGAGGGGGCCTATCACGGCAGTCACGACGCGCTCGAAGTGAGCGTGGCGCCGCCGCTCGACAAGGCGGGCGAGGCTACCTCGCCCAAGGCCGTTCCCACCCACAAGGGCATGTCGCGCGCGGCTAACGATGAGGTGATCATTCTCCCCTACAACGACCGGGAGTCTGTTGAGCTCATCCTGAGGGAGCACAAGGACGAGGTTGCGGGCGTGTTCTACGACGGCAAGCCGGGCATGCTGGACATCCCTGACGACTTTACTAAATTCGTCCGGAAGATCACCCAGGAACTTGGGATGTACATGGTGATGGACGAGGTGGTCAGCTTCCGGGCTGGGCCAGGCGGCTACCAGGGAGAAGCCGGGGTGAAGCCGGACCTGAGCATATTCGGAAAGGCCTTCGGAGGGGGACTGCCGGTTGGGGCCATCGGGGGTCGCAGGGAGCTTATGGACGTGCTGGACAACACCGGCGCGCCAACCGGACTTTTCCAGAGCGGCACATTCTCCGGCAACCACTTCACGCTGGCCGCCGGGCTGGCTACTCTCCGTGGGTTGACGCCGGAGGTTTACGAGCAGCTCGAAGGCCTCCGCGCGCGGCTGCACAAAGGGCTGGAGGCCGCCTTCAAGAAGGCGGGAGTTCCTTGCCAAGTGCTGAGCCGAGGCTCTATGATTAATGCATATATAGCTGAGAAGCCTGTCAAGGACTACAGGAGCGCCAGGCAGGCGGATGGCGCCATGCTCGAGCGCATCATAGTGGGACTGCTTATCAAGGGCTACAGTATTGGCCCCACGCCGATGAGCATGACACTGTCGACGCCCATGAGCGATGCGACAATAGACGGTTTTCTGAAGGCACTCAGCGAAGTTCTGGCGGATAAGGACTAGGGATTAGTCGGCGTGGCGTACAGCCCCGGCGGCGGAGTGAAAGGCTGTTGTGAGGTTAGAGTATGACGATCGTTCGGACAATTGCCCGCAATACCTATAACGTTATTGAAATTGAGGGGATCATCCTCATTGGAATGCTGGCGACCATTGCAGTCGTTCTGGGCTCGCTGTACGTGTTCACAGACTTCTTCGGCAACCAGGAGACCGACCTCCGGGGTTTCGTCTCCTCCAGCAGGGACGACGACTAATCCCCGGGGAATTTGTCATGCTCGGGTGGTTGCCTAGTGCGGCATTTGCAGGTAGTATAGTCGCTGCGTGACTTGGCTCCGGGTCGCTGGCCTGGGGCGTCTGAAACGTGCATCTGGTTGTGATGTGTAGCGCATAATCCGTTTGCGATAGAGGTATGGCAAGAGATGTTTCAGTATAAGCCCCTGCCGGATGAGTCGAAGCGCGACAAACCTAAAGATACGTTTGTGGAGAAGGTAACCAAGCCATTCAGGCCGATCACCGACCCCATTATTAAGGTGTACAACAAGGGGTCAGCGCTTCCCGGCATAGGGTGGCTGATCAAGATCCTGGGCAAGGTATTCGTCGTGGTACTCGGCGCGGCGGTAATCATCGGAGCGATCGCCTTCATGCTGGTCTCCTCCATCTTCGTGGGGACCTTCCTGTCCGATATCTCCGGCGGCCCGGAGTAGCAGCGGCGAAGTCACCTATCCTGCATGGGGTTTCCCGCGGTTAATCGTAGACCGCGGCAGAGCAGTATAGGCGCGAAAAGACCAGTGGGCGGAGTACTCCGGCCCACTGGTCTTTTCCTTTCCTAAATGCCTATTGTCTCTAGGCGCTGCAGGCGCCTCCACCGCAGCCGCCGCCACAGCACCCGCCGCCGCCACCTGACACCGGTTCGGACCGGCCACCGACTGTCGTCATTGAAATGAACACCGACAGCCTGCGCCGGGACTCCGATCCGCAGTCAGGGCATGGCGCTTTCGCGTCCATGTCGCTCACAGGGCGCAGCTTCTCGAACCCGCACCCACATGTCTTGCACACATATTCATATACTGGCATAGCGCTACTCCATAGACCTCGTGCATCCCAATTTTATTTTCGGCGGCTCTCATGGTCAAGCTGTGAAGGTATAATGGATGGACAAATTCCGAAGGACCCGAAAATGACGCACACCCGCACGCAACCTGATTCCATAGGCCATTTTGGGCAGTTTGGAGGGCGCTTCGTCCCAGAGACCCTCATGCACGCCCTGGAGGAGTTGGAATCGGCCTATGGTGAGATCAAGGAGGACCACGACTTCCAGGCCGAATTGAAGAAGCTGCTGAACCTCTACGTCGGGCGGCCGACGCCGCTCTATTACGCTGAGAACCTGACCAGGCATCTCGGCGGCGCGAAGATCTATATCAAGCGCGAAGACCTGGCCCATACCGGCGCGCACAAGATCAACAACGCCCTTGGACAGGGCCTCCTGGCGGCGCGCATGGGCAAAAAGCGGATCATCGCTGAGACGGGCGCGGGGCAGCATGGCGTGGCCACAGCTACGGTCTGCGCCATGCTCAAGCAGGAGTGTGTCGTATATATGGGCGAGGAGGACATCCGGAGGCAGTCTCTGAACGTCTTCAGGATGCGCCTGCTTGGAGCGGAGGTGCGGCCGGTCACTTCCGGCAGCAAAACACTCAAGGACGCGATCAACGAGTGCATTCGCGATTGGGTAACGAACGTGGAGACGACGCACTACCTCATCGGCAGCGCTGTGGGGCCGCACCCGTATCCCATGATGGTGCGCGACTTCCAGTCGGTCATCGGCACCGAGGCGCGCTCGCAGATGCTAGCGGCGGCCGGCAGGCTGCCGGACTACGCCGTTGCGTGTGTCGGCGGCGGCAGTAACGCGATCGGGCTCTTCTACCCGTTCGTTCAGGACGAGGACGTTGAGCTGATCGGTGTTGAGGCAGGCGGGGATGGTGTGGACACGCCGCGCCACTCATCCACGCTCGTAGCAGGCAGGGTAGGGGTGCTTCACGGCAGCATGTCCTACCTTCTACAGGACGAGAACGGCCAGGTGATGGAGACGCACAGCATTTCGGCGGGGCTGGACTATCCGGGTGTTGGGCCGGAGCACAGCTATCTTAAGGACACGGAGCGGGCGCGGTACGAAAGCATAACGGACAAGGAGGCCATGGAGGGCTTCCAGCTGCTCTGCCGGACCGAGGGAATCATCCCAGCGCTTGAGCCGTCTCATGCAATCGCCTACGTGGCTAAGTTGGCCCCCACGCTGCCCAAGGACAGGATAATTCTGCTCGGCCTGAGCGGACGCGGGGATAAGGACATCAACACGGTCGCAGGAGCGCTGGGAGTGAAACTGTGGGGTTAGGGCTTGTAGGTTAGGACCTTGCCCACCTCTTTCAAAGCCAGCTTGCCTGCCTTTAGCTCCCTGGTGATTTTCTCCAGCAAGTGAACGGTACGGCGGTCATAGTATCTCTCGCCGCACGTCCTGCAAACGGGCGTCTTGATCTGCACCCATACGACATTGTTGTCGAGCCGGACTTCTTCATTGACCTCGGTCACCTGGATGTCGTCACCGTGGCACACGATGCATTTCATTTCTTTACTCTCTTGGTGTGACGAGCCCACCGTCGCGGGTCCGGCTCATATACGGTCACAATAATGACTCTGCTATCATGGGGATCCAAAGCACACACGGTGTGAATCGGTCGGCCAATTCTGGTGGTTCCATAGACCAGGACGCTCGGGTACGGCCTGTCATCGGGATAATGCTCAATGACTTGTCCTGATTCTATTGCCTCAACAATCTCCCTGTCTTCTATTATCCCAAATTCCTCCAGACGCATCTCTCTGAGGCAATGGCCGGTGTAGAGCACTCGATCTGCCTGGAAAAGCTTCCTGATATCATTTATCCAGTCAGCATCTTGACTCATCGAAGAATCATACCACCTGGCTGTGAAAGCAAACACGCCCGCGTGAACGCGGGCGTGTTTGCTTTCACGGAAGACTTTCGCGCTCTACACCAGCAAGCTGAGCGGGTTCTCCAAATCCTTTTTGACTTCTACGATGAACTTTGCGCCCTCCGCGCCGTCGGAGACGCGGTGGTCCACGGAGAGCGTGGCGTTCATCGTCTCGGCGATGACCACCTGGTCGTTGCGGACGACCGGCTTTTTCATCACCGTGCCCACGGCCAGCACGCCAGCCTGCGGGGGCTGGATGATCGCTGCGAAGTTGGTCACCTCGAACATGCCCATGTTGCTGATGCTGAAGGTGCCGCCGGTGTACTCCTGGGCGTGGAGCGTCCCCTTCTGGGCCCGGGTGATGAGGTCCTTGCTCGCCTGGGATATCTGGGCGAGCGTCTTGCCGGCGCAGTCCATTATCGCGGGCATGATCAGTCCGTCTTCCATAGCAATGGCGATGCCGATGTTGATGGACGGATGGTTCTGTATGGCGTCCCCTGTGTAGGAGGAGTTCAGGTTCGGTATCTTCCTGAGAGCGCCAACGCAGGCCTTGATGATGAGGTCGTTGACGCTGATCTTGATGCCTTCCGACTCCAGGCTGGCGTTGATCTGCTTGCGCAGCTTCATCGCCTCGGTCATGTCGATCTCCGCGGTAACGTAGAAGTGAGGGATCTCCTGCTTGCTCTTCGTGGTCACGCGGGCGATCTGCTGGCGCATCTTGCTCAGTGGGACCTTCTCGCCGGGCTTTGCCGCCGGGGCAGGGGCGTGCTCGGCCGCGGGAGCTTCCTTCTTCGGGGCGGCCGGGGCCGGCGCCGCCAGCCTCGCGGTTGCCTCGGCAGGCTTCTGCGGCTCCGCCTTCGTCTCGGTCTTCGCGGCCTTCGACTTGTCCGCGGCCATCACGTCGTCACGGGTGATGCGGCCGCCGGGGCCGGTGCCCTTGATCTTCGAGAGGTCGATGCCCATCTCGTCCGCCAGCTTCCGGGCAACAGGCGATGCGCGGACCTCGCCGGGGGCGGCCGCGTGGTCATCTGCGGGAGCGGGAGCGGTTACTGGCTCCTGCCGGGCCTCCACGGCCTCCGGCGGCCGCTTGGGGCTCGACGCCGGTGCGCCCTTGCCGTTGGCAGCGGGCGCTGGGGCCGGAGCGGCCGCGGGGGCGGTCACCTTCTCTCCAGGCGCGCCGATGATCGCTATCGGCTTGCCGACGGGAACGGAAGTGCCTTCGGCAACAAGGAGCTTGTTCAGAACGCCCGCTTCGGACGCCTCGAACTCCACCACTGCCTTGTCAGTCTCTATCTCGGCTATCGCGTCGCCGACCTTCACCTCGGCCCCTTCGCGCTTAAGCCAGCGCACAAGGGTGCCTTCCTGCATGTCATAGCCCATCTGGGGCATCGTCAATTCGGTAGCCAAAGCTAACCCCCAATCGTTGTTTCTACATTCCGAAGAGCTCTTTGGCCTTCTGGAGGACGCGCTTGGCGTCTGGGATTGCAGCTGCCTCAAGGACCCCGTTGTAAGGGGCCGGTACATCCAGTCCGCCGACATGGCCTACCGGGCCGTCCAGGTCGTCGAACGCGGCCTCCTGGACCGACTGGGCGATCCATGAGCCGAAGCCGCCGGTCTCCCAGACCTCTTCCACGACGATGCACCGGTTGGTCTTCTTGACGGACTTGACGATGGTGTCCAGGTCCAGCGGCCGTAGCGTGCGGACATCGATGACTTCCGCCTGCTTGCCCATTTCGGCAAAGAGCTTCGCGGCGTTCTGTGCCACGTGCACCATCCGGCCGTAGGCGACCAGTGTGATGTCCTTGCCTTCGCGCTTGACGGCGGCCTGGCCGAAGGGCACCTTGTAGGGGGCGTCCGGCACTTCTCCCTTGAAACCGTAGAGGAGGGCGTGCTCGGCAAAGATCACCGGGTCGCGCTCGTCCAGCGCGGACCTGAATAGGCCGAGAGCGTCGTAGGGATCGGAAGGGATCGCGACCTTTATGCCGGGTACGGAGGCGAACCAGCCCTCGAAGCTCTGCGAGTGCGTGGCAGCAAGCTGCGCGCCGCCGCCGGTGACAGTGCGGATTATCAGAGGCACTTCGAGCTGGCCGTTGGACATGTACCGCAGCTTCGCCGCGTGGTTCACCACCTGGTCGATGCCCAGCAGAAGGAAGTTGATCGTCATTATCTCGACGATTGGCCTCTGGCCGGCCATTGCCGCGCCGACGCCCGCGCCAACCATCACACCCTCTGCAATGGGCGTGTCCCGGACGCGCTCCGGGCCGTACTTTTCGAAGAAGCCCTTCGTCACCGCGTAGGCGCCCTGGTATGCGCCCACGTCCTCGCCCATGATAAACGCCCTCTCGTCTTTATCGAGGGCTTCGCGGAGGCCCCGGGCTATCGCCTCTCTCATTATGATCTCAGCCATGCTACTTTCCGACTTTCAGATCCTCTCCCGCAAAGCCGGGAAAGGCCATCCCGATGGAATCGGGATGGGTGAGGGCCTGCCTTAAGACGCGATAATATGCTCGAACAGCGCCTCCATCGGCGGGTTCGGACTCTCGTTGGCGAACTTGATGGACTCCGTCACCGCCGCTTCGACTTCCTTGTCTATCTGCGCGAGCTCTTTCTCGGAAATCAACCCTTCCGTGACTGCGAGCTTTTTGAACGCGGGGATCGGGTCTCTGACCTGCTCCCGCTCCACCTCGGATGACTCCCGGTAGTACGAGGCGTCCGACATGGAGTGGCCGCGGAAGCGGTACGTCATGGCCTCAATGAAAACGGGTCCGTCACCTGTACGGACCCGTTTGAGAGCCTCCGCTGTCGCCTCGCGTACGGCTGCTACGTCCATGCCGTCGATCTGGGCGGCGGGGATGTTGTAGGCGTCGGCGGCCAGGTAAATGTCCTTACCGGCGGCGCGAGCGCGGCTGACGAGGGTGCCCATGCCGTACATGTTGTTTTCGAGGAAGAAGATGACCGGCAGCTTCCAGAGGGAAGCGAGGTTGAGCGATTCGTGGAAGTAGCCCTCGTTCACGGCGCCGTCGCCGAAGAAGCAGAGGACCGCGCTGTCCTCTTTCTTGCGCTTGATGGCCAGCCCCAGGCCGCATGCCAGCGGCATCTGGCCGGCAACAATGGCGTGGCCGCCCATGAAGCGCTTCTCAATATCGAAAAGGTGCATGGAGCCGCCCTTACCGCCGCTGCAACCCGTAACCTTGCCGAACAGCTCCGCCATGACGGCGTTGGGGTGGATACCCTTCGCGATTGCGTGGCCATGGTCACGGTAGCTGGTAATCACGTAGTCGTCCTTGCGTGTGACGGACATGGCGCCCACCGCGACGGCCTCCTGGCCGATGTAAAGGTGCAGGAAGCCGCGTATCTTGCCCTGCTGGTACTGGCGCGCGCACTGCTCCTCGAACAGGCGGATCAGCGCCATCTGCCTGTACATCTCCGCTACCTGGGCCTTGTCCAGATTGATCGCCACCTTCATCTATGACCTCACACACCCGGAAAAGTTGCCATAAGCCGGTATAAACATTCTAGAAAAATAGGAGCAGCAACGCTCCTATTTTACCATCCCATATTCGTAATTTTACCTAGACGATGGGAGGCGCCCTGCGGTCCTTATATGTGGATCGCTTCGCCGTCCGCTTGAAGCGCCGCTTCCTTGACCGCCTCAGAGATGGTCGGGTGCGGGTGCACCAGCCACCCAAGCTCCTTCGTTGTGCTCTCCAGCAGGCGGGCCATTCCCAGCTCGCCCAGCAGCTCGGTGACCTCAGGGCCGATCATGTGCGCCCCCAGGATATCGCCGATCTCAGCGTCCACCACCACCTTGACGAAGCCGTCGGTCTCGCCCATTGCGAGCGCCTTGCCGCTGGCGACGAACGGGAACTTGCCGATCTTGACGTTGAAGCCCTTCTCCTTCGCCTGTGCCTCGGTAAGTCCGAAGCTGGCGATCTGGGGCTTGCAATATGTAGCCTTGGGCATATTCACGTAGTCGAGCTTGGGCGGGTTG is a window encoding:
- a CDS encoding aspartate aminotransferase family protein codes for the protein MVRSKASLDAELLKMTPKSRALWERGKDSMPGGIIKGAYWRPPHPIYVQKAEGCHIWDIDGNRYVDFENHHSTTVLGHNPPGVMAELKNAMEMGIGLGHPTEYEAEISEEITRRFPSIERVRFANSGTEASLHATRLIRAKTGKPKIAKFEGAYHGSHDALEVSVAPPLDKAGEATSPKAVPTHKGMSRAANDEVIILPYNDRESVELILREHKDEVAGVFYDGKPGMLDIPDDFTKFVRKITQELGMYMVMDEVVSFRAGPGGYQGEAGVKPDLSIFGKAFGGGLPVGAIGGRRELMDVLDNTGAPTGLFQSGTFSGNHFTLAAGLATLRGLTPEVYEQLEGLRARLHKGLEAAFKKAGVPCQVLSRGSMINAYIAEKPVKDYRSARQADGAMLERIIVGLLIKGYSIGPTPMSMTLSTPMSDATIDGFLKALSEVLADKD
- the pdhA gene encoding pyruvate dehydrogenase (acetyl-transferring) E1 component subunit alpha, whose translation is MKVAINLDKAQVAEMYRQMALIRLFEEQCARQYQQGKIRGFLHLYIGQEAVAVGAMSVTRKDDYVITSYRDHGHAIAKGIHPNAVMAELFGKVTGCSGGKGGSMHLFDIEKRFMGGHAIVAGQMPLACGLGLAIKRKKEDSAVLCFFGDGAVNEGYFHESLNLASLWKLPVIFFLENNMYGMGTLVSRARAAGKDIYLAADAYNIPAAQIDGMDVAAVREATAEALKRVRTGDGPVFIEAMTYRFRGHSMSDASYYRESSEVEREQVRDPIPAFKKLAVTEGLISEKELAQIDKEVEAAVTESIKFANESPNPPMEALFEHIIAS
- a CDS encoding 2-oxo acid dehydrogenase subunit E2, giving the protein MATELTMPQMGYDMQEGTLVRWLKREGAEVKVGDAIAEIETDKAVVEFEASEAGVLNKLLVAEGTSVPVGKPIAIIGAPGEKVTAPAAAPAPAPAANGKGAPASSPKRPPEAVEARQEPVTAPAPADDHAAAPGEVRASPVARKLADEMGIDLSKIKGTGPGGRITRDDVMAADKSKAAKTETKAEPQKPAEATARLAAPAPAAPKKEAPAAEHAPAPAAKPGEKVPLSKMRQQIARVTTKSKQEIPHFYVTAEIDMTEAMKLRKQINASLESEGIKISVNDLIIKACVGALRKIPNLNSSYTGDAIQNHPSINIGIAIAMEDGLIMPAIMDCAGKTLAQISQASKDLITRAQKGTLHAQEYTGGTFSISNMGMFEVTNFAAIIQPPQAGVLAVGTVMKKPVVRNDQVVIAETMNATLSVDHRVSDGAEGAKFIVEVKKDLENPLSLLV
- the trpB gene encoding tryptophan synthase subunit beta, with translation MTHTRTQPDSIGHFGQFGGRFVPETLMHALEELESAYGEIKEDHDFQAELKKLLNLYVGRPTPLYYAENLTRHLGGAKIYIKREDLAHTGAHKINNALGQGLLAARMGKKRIIAETGAGQHGVATATVCAMLKQECVVYMGEEDIRRQSLNVFRMRLLGAEVRPVTSGSKTLKDAINECIRDWVTNVETTHYLIGSAVGPHPYPMMVRDFQSVIGTEARSQMLAAAGRLPDYAVACVGGGSNAIGLFYPFVQDEDVELIGVEAGGDGVDTPRHSSTLVAGRVGVLHGSMSYLLQDENGQVMETHSISAGLDYPGVGPEHSYLKDTERARYESITDKEAMEGFQLLCRTEGIIPALEPSHAIAYVAKLAPTLPKDRIILLGLSGRGDKDINTVAGALGVKLWG
- a CDS encoding zinc ribbon domain-containing protein; the protein is MPVYEYVCKTCGCGFEKLRPVSDMDAKAPCPDCGSESRRRLSVFISMTTVGGRSEPVSGGGGGCCGGGCGGGACSA
- a CDS encoding DUF4258 domain-containing protein, coding for MSQDADWINDIRKLFQADRVLYTGHCLREMRLEEFGIIEDREIVEAIESGQVIEHYPDDRPYPSVLVYGTTRIGRPIHTVCALDPHDSRVIIVTVYEPDPRRWARHTKRVKK
- a CDS encoding amidohydrolase, whose product is MKTPVVDFHAHVGRWGSFGMADDLETYLRVMDAAGVDISCINCIFYGEAHRNLDSVMPFVKKHPDRFVPVAYVTPRYLQDAIPELERAFGKLGARFLKLYPTYLGKPIDDPSYFPIFEWANDHGIVIMSHSSFFFEGDTLTMPRLFPALAKRFNKVRWVLGHSGNNMNGQAQAVAAARECDNIYLETCTSMAEAGTIEFLVNGAGEDRVLYGSDMPLLDARNQVGRIVTADISDEAKKKVLGLNAIKLLGLKNKS
- a CDS encoding alpha-ketoacid dehydrogenase subunit beta, producing MAEIIMREAIARGLREALDKDERAFIMGEDVGAYQGAYAVTKGFFEKYGPERVRDTPIAEGVMVGAGVGAAMAGQRPIVEIMTINFLLLGIDQVVNHAAKLRYMSNGQLEVPLIIRTVTGGGAQLAATHSQSFEGWFASVPGIKVAIPSDPYDALGLFRSALDERDPVIFAEHALLYGFKGEVPDAPYKVPFGQAAVKREGKDITLVAYGRMVHVAQNAAKLFAEMGKQAEVIDVRTLRPLDLDTIVKSVKKTNRCIVVEEVWETGGFGSWIAQSVQEAAFDDLDGPVGHVGGLDVPAPYNGVLEAAAIPDAKRVLQKAKELFGM
- a CDS encoding YgiT-type zinc finger protein, giving the protein MKCIVCHGDDIQVTEVNEEVRLDNNVVWVQIKTPVCRTCGERYYDRRTVHLLEKITRELKAGKLALKEVGKVLTYKP